The stretch of DNA ATCCTCGACGAGTGATTACGATTTGATCCTGACGTGAGTTAAAGTCAGTCACCACATTGGCTTGACCCTGTGCTTTCTCAAACACAAAGCGATCGCGACCACCTCCACCGTTCAGAACATTACGCCCGATACCGCCGGTCAAGATATCATCTCCTTGTCCGCCAGTTAGACGATTATTGCCAGTACCACTGACTAACCGATCATTACCCGCACCACCGTTCAGGATATCGTTTCCCTGTCCTCCAATTAGGCGATCGTTGTCTGCACCGCCCAACAAAACATCTCTCTCAGCACCACCTTTAATGAAGTCACTACCGGCTCCACCGATTAAGCGATTATTACCACGTACACCACCGAGACTATCATCCCCAGCTCCGCCGTTAAGGACGTCATCACCGGCTCCAGCAACCAGGCGATCGTTACCGAGTCCACCGTTGAGGACATCATCACTAGCTCCACCAACCAGGCGATCGTTACCGTCTCCACCATCAAGACCATCGTTACCGCCACCGCCATTGAGGACATCATTGCCCGCACCACCAATGACTAAGTTATCTTCCAAACCGCCGGTGAACGTGGTTTGACCCAAGAAGCCAGAGAGATCAAACTGCTCAAAGTTTTGAACTACAGTGCCCTCCATGTCGGGACTAGGCACTAAGTTGTGGC from Candidatus Obscuribacterales bacterium encodes:
- a CDS encoding calcium-binding protein, with translation ADTLTQVLDGFDTIIAGLQTEGSPSALELANLLQELSTSLTTTVDDLVDGNPPVADDLLDQLLQPTDDLGDLTETLNTNHRIGTDGDDSFEATLRHDVFEMGAGNDTVTATFSNLQQSDSLDGAGGIDRFVVTGGSNSDSLILRSSSEASRHNLVPSPDMEGTVVQNFEQFDLSGFLGQTTFTGGLEDNLVIGGAGNDVLNGGGGNDGLDGGDGNDRLVGGASDDVLNGGLGNDRLVAGAGDDVLNGGAGDDSLGGVRGNNRLIGGAGSDFIKGGAERDVLLGGADNDRLIGGQGNDILNGGAGNDRLVSGTGNNRLTGGQGDDILTGGIGRNVLNGGGGRDRFVFEKAQGQANVVTDFNSRQDQIVITRRGFGAAGLSVGGLSDRQFVLGSRAQSADERFIYDDQSGTLFFDVDGNGSQKQRAIAILGGQPSLSARQIVIA